One genomic window of Prochlorococcus sp. MIT 0801 includes the following:
- a CDS encoding methyltransferase domain-containing protein: MQWILIFIFSAFCLFTLTNQWLRKSRKYESVNSVASSYDSWTNDRLLENLWGEHIHLGFYEKPRIKKDFRKAKVDFVHELVSWSGLNQLPKGSRVLDVGCGIGGSSRILSDYYGFDVIGISISQEQVKRANELTTNKDFCRFEVMNALDLKFEKGSFDGVWSVEAGPHILDKQTFADEMLRVLRPGGVLAVADWNQRDSINHPLNFFEKFIMNQLLIQWTHPEFSSIEGFKNNLLNSPFCGSPVESSNWTKYTIQSWNESIYEGFRRPLSILKLGLSSSLKAFREIPTILMMRWAFSRGLMKFGVFKSRG, translated from the coding sequence ATGCAATGGATATTAATTTTTATATTTAGTGCTTTCTGTCTTTTCACTTTAACTAACCAGTGGCTTAGGAAAAGTCGTAAATATGAGTCTGTTAATAGCGTTGCATCTTCATATGATTCATGGACTAATGATCGTTTATTAGAAAATCTATGGGGAGAACACATTCATCTTGGTTTTTACGAAAAACCAAGAATAAAAAAAGACTTTAGGAAAGCAAAGGTTGATTTTGTTCATGAATTAGTTAGCTGGAGTGGTTTAAATCAATTACCAAAAGGCTCAAGGGTTTTGGACGTAGGTTGTGGGATAGGCGGAAGTTCAAGAATATTATCTGATTATTATGGATTTGATGTCATTGGTATTTCTATAAGTCAAGAACAAGTCAAAAGAGCGAATGAATTAACAACTAATAAAGATTTTTGTCGTTTTGAAGTAATGAATGCACTTGACTTAAAGTTTGAGAAAGGTAGCTTTGATGGGGTTTGGAGTGTTGAAGCTGGTCCTCATATCTTAGATAAACAAACTTTTGCAGATGAAATGCTTAGAGTTCTTAGACCTGGTGGAGTTTTGGCTGTTGCAGATTGGAATCAAAGAGATTCAATTAACCATCCCTTAAACTTTTTTGAAAAGTTTATTATGAATCAATTACTAATCCAATGGACCCATCCTGAATTTTCAAGTATTGAAGGATTTAAAAACAACTTGTTAAACAGCCCTTTTTGTGGAAGCCCTGTAGAGTCTTCAAATTGGACAAAATACACAATTCAGTCTTGGAATGAATCTATATATGAAGGCTTTAGAAGACCTTTATCTATTTTGAAATTAGGCCTTAGCTCTTCCCTAAAGGCATTTAGAGAGATCCCAACAATATTAATGATGCGATGGGCTTTTTCAAGAGGTTTGATGAAATTTGGAGTATTCAAATCAAGAGGATAA
- the fusA gene encoding elongation factor G, translating to MARAFPLERVRNIGIAAHIDAGKTTCTERILFYSGVVHKMGEVHDGAAVTDWMAQERERGITITAAAISTTWDDHRINIIDTPGHVDFTIEVERSMRVLDGVIAVFCAVGGVQPQSETVWRQADRYSVPRMVFVNKMDRTGADFLKVHGQIKDRLKANAVPIQLPIGAENDLKGIIDLVENKAYIYKDDLGKDIEQTDVPSDMVDLVSDWRSKLMESIAETEEELLEAFLENGELTLEQLKSGIREGVLKHGLVPMLCGSAFKNKGVQLLLDAVVNYLPAPVDVPPIQGLLPNGKEAARPSDDGAPFSALAFKVMADPYGKLTFVRMYSGVLQKGSYVLNSTKDEKERISRLIILKADDREEVDELRAGDLGAVLGLKNTTTGDTLCASEDAIVLETLYIPEPVISVAVEPKTKSDMEKLGKALTSLSEEDPTFRVSTDQETNQTVIAGMGELHLEILVDRMLREFKVEANIGAPQVSYRETIRASSSGEGKFARQTGGKGQYGHVVIEVEPGEPGTGFEFVNKIVGGSVPKEYIKPAESGMKETCESGVIAGYPLIDVKVTLVDGSYHDVDSSEMAFKIAGSMAFKDGIKKCNPVLLEPMMKVEVEVPEDFLGSIIGDLSSRRGQVEGQSIEDGQSKVQSKVPLAEMFGYATQLRSMTQGRGIFSMEFSTYEEVPRNVAEAIISKNQGNS from the coding sequence GTGGCACGCGCCTTTCCTTTGGAACGAGTAAGAAATATCGGAATTGCTGCACATATTGATGCTGGTAAAACAACTTGTACTGAAAGAATTCTTTTCTATTCAGGTGTTGTTCACAAGATGGGAGAGGTTCATGATGGTGCGGCTGTCACTGATTGGATGGCCCAAGAAAGAGAAAGAGGAATAACGATTACCGCCGCGGCTATCTCAACTACATGGGACGATCATCGTATCAACATTATCGATACTCCTGGGCACGTTGACTTCACCATTGAAGTTGAGCGCTCTATGAGGGTTCTTGATGGAGTGATTGCTGTCTTCTGCGCGGTTGGTGGCGTACAGCCTCAATCTGAAACAGTTTGGCGCCAAGCTGATAGGTATTCAGTGCCGCGAATGGTATTTGTTAATAAAATGGATAGAACTGGAGCAGATTTCCTAAAAGTCCATGGTCAAATAAAAGACAGATTAAAAGCTAATGCAGTTCCAATTCAGTTACCTATTGGTGCTGAAAATGACTTGAAGGGGATTATTGATCTTGTGGAAAATAAAGCTTATATCTACAAAGATGATCTTGGAAAAGATATCGAACAAACTGATGTCCCATCAGACATGGTTGATTTGGTATCTGATTGGCGATCAAAATTAATGGAGTCAATAGCAGAAACTGAGGAGGAATTATTGGAAGCGTTTTTAGAAAATGGAGAGTTGACATTAGAACAACTTAAATCTGGTATTAGGGAAGGAGTCCTTAAACATGGTTTGGTTCCGATGTTATGCGGCTCAGCTTTTAAAAATAAAGGAGTTCAGTTACTACTAGATGCAGTAGTTAATTATCTCCCTGCTCCAGTTGATGTACCTCCCATTCAAGGTTTGCTTCCTAACGGGAAAGAGGCTGCTAGACCTTCCGATGATGGTGCTCCCTTTAGCGCTCTTGCATTCAAAGTAATGGCAGATCCATACGGCAAATTGACCTTTGTTCGGATGTATTCGGGAGTACTTCAAAAAGGAAGTTATGTTCTGAACTCAACTAAGGATGAAAAAGAGAGAATCTCTAGGTTGATAATCTTGAAAGCTGATGACCGAGAGGAAGTTGATGAATTAAGAGCTGGTGATCTTGGTGCCGTTCTTGGCCTCAAAAACACGACAACTGGAGATACCTTATGCGCTTCAGAAGATGCAATTGTTCTTGAAACCCTATACATCCCTGAGCCAGTTATTTCAGTCGCGGTAGAACCCAAGACAAAAAGTGATATGGAAAAGCTAGGGAAAGCGCTGACATCTCTTTCTGAGGAGGATCCAACATTCAGAGTAAGTACTGATCAAGAGACAAATCAAACCGTAATCGCAGGTATGGGTGAATTGCACCTAGAGATTCTGGTTGATCGTATGTTGAGAGAATTTAAGGTAGAGGCAAATATTGGAGCACCTCAAGTTTCTTACAGAGAAACGATCAGAGCTAGCTCTTCAGGTGAAGGTAAGTTTGCAAGACAAACAGGAGGTAAAGGTCAGTACGGTCATGTTGTCATTGAAGTTGAGCCAGGTGAACCAGGCACTGGTTTTGAGTTTGTAAATAAAATCGTCGGCGGCTCTGTTCCAAAAGAATATATAAAGCCTGCTGAATCAGGAATGAAAGAAACATGTGAGTCTGGTGTAATTGCTGGCTATCCTTTAATTGATGTAAAAGTTACATTGGTTGATGGCTCTTATCATGATGTTGACTCATCAGAGATGGCTTTCAAAATTGCAGGCTCAATGGCTTTCAAAGATGGAATCAAGAAGTGCAATCCTGTCCTTCTAGAACCTATGATGAAAGTTGAGGTAGAAGTGCCTGAGGACTTCCTAGGATCTATAATTGGAGATCTGTCCTCTAGACGAGGTCAGGTTGAAGGTCAATCCATCGAAGATGGACAATCCAAAGTCCAGTCAAAAGTGCCATTAGCTGAAATGTTTGGCTATGCCACTCAACTCCGATCAATGACTCAAGGTCGGGGTATTTTCTCAATGGAGTTCAGTACCTACGAGGAAGTTCCTCGTAATGTTGCTGAGGCAATTATCTCCAAGAATCAGGGCAATTCCTGA
- the rpsG gene encoding 30S ribosomal protein S7, which translates to MSRRNAAEKRPVLPDPQFNNRLASMMVHRLMKHGKKSTAQKILSDAFGLINERTGSDPIELFETAVKNVTPLVEVRARRVGGATYQVPMEVRQERGIAMALRWLVNFSRSRNGRSMSQKLAGELMDAANEAGNAVRKREETHKMAEANKAFAHYRY; encoded by the coding sequence ATGTCAAGAAGAAACGCAGCAGAAAAAAGACCTGTTCTGCCTGATCCTCAGTTTAATAATCGTTTAGCGAGTATGATGGTTCATCGATTGATGAAGCATGGTAAGAAATCAACAGCACAAAAAATTCTTTCTGATGCCTTTGGTTTGATCAACGAGCGAACTGGTTCAGATCCTATTGAATTATTCGAAACAGCTGTGAAGAATGTCACACCTCTTGTTGAAGTTAGAGCGAGAAGAGTTGGTGGAGCAACATATCAGGTTCCTATGGAGGTTCGCCAAGAAAGAGGAATTGCAATGGCACTTAGATGGTTAGTAAATTTCTCAAGATCAAGGAATGGTCGAAGCATGTCTCAAAAACTTGCAGGGGAGCTTATGGATGCTGCCAATGAAGCTGGAAATGCAGTAAGGAAGAGGGAAGAGACCCATAAAATGGCCGAAGCAAATAAAGCTTTCGCACACTACCGCTATTGA
- the rpsJ gene encoding 30S ribosomal protein S10 produces MSNAIAQQKIRIRLKAFDRRMLDLSCDKIIETADTTAASAIGPIPLPTKRKIYCVLRSPHVDKDSREHFETRTHRRIIDIYSPSAKTIDALMKLDLPSGVDIEVKL; encoded by the coding sequence ATGTCAAATGCAATTGCACAGCAAAAAATACGTATTCGTCTAAAGGCTTTTGATAGAAGAATGCTTGATTTATCTTGCGATAAAATCATTGAGACTGCAGACACAACAGCTGCTTCTGCAATAGGTCCCATTCCTCTTCCTACAAAAAGAAAAATTTATTGTGTGCTTCGTTCACCTCATGTTGATAAAGATTCAAGAGAGCATTTTGAAACAAGAACACATAGAAGAATTATTGATATTTACAGCCCTTCCGCAAAGACTATAGACGCTCTAATGAAGTTAGATCTTCCTAGCGGAGTTGATATTGAAGTTAAGCTCTAG
- the rpsL gene encoding 30S ribosomal protein S12, translating to MPTIQQLIRTERKTLKTKTKSPALRGCPERRGVCTRVYTSTPKKPNSALRKVARVRLTSGFEVTAYIGGIGHNLQEHSVVLLRGGRVKDLPGVRYHIVRGTLDTAGVKDRKQSRSKYGAKSPKD from the coding sequence ATGCCAACAATTCAACAGTTGATAAGAACAGAGCGAAAGACTCTAAAAACAAAGACAAAGTCTCCTGCTTTGCGAGGTTGTCCAGAAAGGAGAGGAGTCTGTACAAGGGTTTACACCTCAACTCCCAAAAAACCTAACTCGGCTTTAAGAAAAGTAGCTCGTGTCAGATTAACTTCAGGTTTTGAAGTTACTGCATATATTGGTGGTATTGGTCACAACCTTCAAGAACACTCTGTGGTTTTGCTGAGAGGTGGGAGGGTTAAAGATCTTCCAGGAGTTAGATATCACATAGTCAGAGGAACTCTAGATACCGCTGGGGTTAAAGACCGTAAACAGTCAAGATCAAAATATGGAGCTAAATCTCCTAAAGATTAA
- the gltB gene encoding glutamate synthase large subunit, translating into MNQRPTRSNWPYCDSTYPDAFSGEKDSCGVGFIASVEGKQNHWVLTQALRGLSCMEHRGGCGGDSDSGDGAGILCEIPWSYFKQVWDKAKHCEPQSSGIGMMFMPKDLKNREIAKKICEQEADSLGFTSKGWRDVPVHEEVLGKLARENEPFITQWIVDIKDKEINLEALLFRLRQRISNRANIELKEDELGLYICSLSSKTIVYKGMVRSEILAPFYNDLKDDRFEVSYAVYHRRFSTNTLPKWPLAQPMRLLGHNGEINTLLGNINWAKATETDISSVWKENANDLKPIVNNLYSDSANLDLNLELLVRSGRPITDSLLTLIPEAFRDQPELINKPEITAFYEYAAGTQEPWDGPALIVFTDGTNIGATLDRNGLRPARYCITKNGYVVMGSETGVVELEEDVIQEKGRLGPGQMLAVDLESKRILRNWDVKEESANRYPYLDWLKANRINLNNQSWEINNKFDKQKLLQYQIAFGFSAEDFDYIINSMAANAKEPTYCMGDDIPLAILSNKSHILYDYFKQRFAQVTNPPIDPLREKLVTSLEMNLGVRKAPLRPKEESARLIHLKSPILNEKELTSITKSELSCKQISILIPINDDKINLEEGLKNLCKEAEDSVINGREILILSDRDINRENSYIPPLLAVGAVHHHLLRKGLRLKTSIIIDTAQCWSTHHIACLIGFGASAICPWLTWETTRHWWQLPKTQKLISDGKLSNLSIEIAQDNVKKAMEDGLRKILSKIGISVLASYHGAQIFEAIGIGADLIDLAFKGTTSRIAGLTLSELSIETISFHKKAFPELEQKKLDFNGFVQYRNSGEFHLNNPEMSKILHAAVKAGPEYDHFKTYQQLLENRPATTLRDLLTFKTATQPLPLDQIESVESICQRFCTGGMSLGALSREAHEVLAIAMNRIGGKSNSGEGGEDPARYNILEDVDENNQSKTLPNLKGLLNGDTACSAIKQIASGRFGVTPEYLTSGKQLEIKVAQGAKPGEGGQLPGPKVDEYIARLRNSKPGVALISPPPHHDIYSIEDLAQLIHDLHQINPTAKVSVKLVAEIGIGTIAGGVAKANADVIQISGHDGGTGASPLSSIKHAGLPWELGLTEVHRSLLENGLRERVLLRADGGLKTGWDVVIAALLGAEEYGFGTVAMIAEGCIMARICHTNKCPVGVATQQEGLRKRFPGLPEHVVNFFIFVAEEVRQLMSQVGVAKVEDLIGRTDLLIPRNIDLTKTKEVDLSSLLKPIDNPADRSWLSHEIRAHSNGEVLENALLKVEEISNAIQTQGSITKEIPIVNTDRSVCARISGEIAKKYGNKGFNGNLNLIFKGSAGQSFGAFILKGMNISLIGEANDYVGKGINGGSITIVPKIINDTSNTQVILGNTCLYGATGGKLFALGIAGERFGVRNSGAHAVIEGAGDHCCEYMTGGVVVVLGKTGRNIGAGMTGGIAFILDKKNELDLRINKEIVEVHPLTATNQEQFLKDLIFEYHQKTKSPIAQKILSDWSSWKELFKAIVPPSEKSKLGIEEVLEKATI; encoded by the coding sequence ATGAATCAACGACCCACAAGATCAAATTGGCCCTACTGCGATAGCACCTATCCAGATGCCTTTTCTGGGGAAAAAGACTCTTGTGGAGTTGGCTTCATAGCTAGCGTTGAAGGCAAACAAAATCATTGGGTTTTAACTCAGGCATTACGTGGGCTGAGTTGCATGGAACATAGAGGAGGATGTGGGGGAGATAGCGACTCAGGTGATGGTGCTGGGATTTTATGTGAAATCCCATGGTCATATTTCAAGCAAGTTTGGGACAAGGCTAAGCATTGCGAACCCCAATCATCAGGGATAGGCATGATGTTTATGCCTAAAGACTTAAAAAATAGAGAAATAGCGAAAAAAATATGTGAGCAGGAAGCTGATTCTTTAGGATTCACCTCCAAAGGATGGAGAGATGTTCCTGTTCATGAAGAAGTTTTAGGCAAACTTGCAAGGGAAAATGAACCTTTTATTACACAATGGATAGTTGATATTAAGGATAAAGAAATCAATCTTGAGGCTTTACTTTTCAGATTGAGGCAAAGGATTTCTAATCGAGCAAATATAGAATTAAAGGAAGATGAATTAGGTCTCTATATTTGCTCTTTAAGTAGCAAAACTATTGTTTATAAAGGAATGGTTAGATCTGAAATATTGGCTCCTTTCTATAATGACTTAAAAGACGATAGATTTGAAGTCTCATATGCTGTTTACCATAGAAGATTTAGTACAAATACATTACCTAAATGGCCTTTAGCTCAACCTATGAGACTTTTAGGTCATAATGGAGAAATAAATACATTACTCGGAAATATAAATTGGGCTAAAGCAACAGAAACAGATATAAGTTCTGTTTGGAAAGAAAATGCAAATGATCTCAAACCTATAGTCAATAATTTATATAGTGATTCAGCAAATCTTGATTTAAACCTTGAACTATTAGTTCGAAGTGGAAGGCCAATAACTGATAGTTTGTTAACACTTATTCCCGAAGCTTTTAGAGACCAGCCGGAATTAATCAATAAACCTGAAATAACTGCTTTTTATGAATATGCTGCAGGAACCCAAGAACCTTGGGATGGTCCAGCTTTAATAGTCTTTACTGACGGAACAAATATTGGAGCAACTCTTGATAGAAATGGTTTAAGACCAGCTCGCTATTGCATTACTAAAAATGGATATGTTGTTATGGGATCTGAAACAGGTGTTGTTGAATTAGAAGAAGATGTAATCCAAGAAAAAGGTCGTCTAGGTCCTGGTCAAATGCTTGCGGTAGATTTAGAAAGCAAGAGAATTTTACGAAACTGGGATGTTAAAGAAGAGTCAGCAAATAGATACCCATATTTAGATTGGTTAAAAGCAAATCGTATAAACCTTAACAACCAAAGTTGGGAAATAAATAATAAATTTGATAAGCAAAAATTGCTTCAATATCAAATTGCATTTGGCTTTAGTGCAGAAGATTTTGATTACATAATTAATAGCATGGCAGCAAATGCAAAAGAACCAACTTATTGCATGGGAGATGATATACCACTAGCAATACTTTCTAACAAATCACATATTCTTTACGACTATTTCAAACAGAGATTTGCACAAGTTACCAACCCACCAATTGATCCTCTTAGAGAAAAGCTAGTCACTAGCTTAGAGATGAATCTAGGGGTCAGGAAAGCGCCCTTAAGACCTAAAGAAGAGTCTGCAAGGCTAATTCATCTTAAATCTCCAATACTTAATGAAAAAGAATTAACTTCAATAACAAAATCAGAACTTTCATGCAAGCAGATATCGATTTTAATTCCTATTAATGATGATAAAATTAATCTCGAAGAAGGTCTCAAAAATCTATGTAAAGAAGCAGAAGATAGTGTAATTAATGGTAGAGAGATACTAATACTTTCGGATAGAGATATTAATCGAGAAAACTCTTACATTCCACCTCTTCTTGCGGTTGGTGCAGTTCATCATCATTTACTTAGAAAAGGGCTAAGACTAAAAACCTCGATAATTATAGATACAGCTCAATGCTGGAGTACTCATCACATTGCCTGTCTGATTGGATTTGGAGCAAGTGCAATTTGTCCTTGGCTGACATGGGAAACTACTCGCCATTGGTGGCAATTACCTAAAACTCAAAAACTTATTTCCGATGGGAAGTTATCTAATTTATCTATAGAGATTGCTCAAGATAATGTTAAGAAAGCAATGGAAGATGGATTAAGAAAAATACTTTCGAAGATAGGAATCTCAGTATTAGCAAGTTATCACGGAGCACAAATCTTTGAAGCTATAGGTATCGGTGCAGATTTAATTGATTTAGCTTTCAAGGGAACAACAAGTCGTATAGCAGGTCTAACTCTGAGCGAATTATCAATCGAAACAATTTCATTTCATAAAAAAGCTTTCCCCGAACTGGAGCAAAAAAAACTTGATTTTAATGGATTCGTTCAATATCGAAATAGCGGAGAATTTCATTTAAATAATCCAGAAATGTCAAAAATTCTTCATGCTGCAGTGAAAGCTGGGCCTGAATATGACCACTTCAAAACTTATCAACAACTTCTAGAAAATCGTCCCGCTACTACCCTCAGAGATCTCCTTACATTCAAAACAGCTACCCAGCCTTTACCTCTTGATCAAATAGAGAGTGTTGAGAGTATTTGTCAAAGATTTTGCACCGGTGGAATGAGCCTAGGTGCCCTATCTAGGGAAGCGCATGAAGTTCTTGCAATAGCAATGAATAGGATTGGAGGCAAAAGTAATAGTGGTGAAGGAGGTGAGGATCCTGCAAGATACAATATCCTCGAGGATGTTGATGAAAATAATCAATCAAAAACATTGCCTAATCTCAAAGGACTTTTAAATGGAGATACAGCATGTTCTGCAATTAAACAAATTGCCTCTGGCCGATTTGGTGTAACCCCTGAATATTTAACTAGCGGCAAGCAATTAGAAATCAAAGTAGCTCAAGGTGCAAAGCCTGGAGAAGGAGGACAATTACCTGGGCCAAAGGTTGATGAATACATAGCAAGGCTTCGTAATAGCAAGCCAGGAGTAGCTCTTATTTCTCCTCCTCCTCATCATGATATCTATTCCATAGAGGATCTTGCCCAACTTATTCATGACCTACATCAAATAAATCCAACTGCAAAAGTTAGTGTGAAATTAGTTGCTGAGATAGGGATTGGCACAATTGCAGGAGGAGTAGCTAAAGCCAATGCTGATGTCATCCAAATCTCAGGACATGATGGCGGTACGGGCGCATCTCCACTTAGTTCAATCAAACATGCTGGTTTGCCATGGGAACTTGGATTAACGGAAGTTCATCGCTCTTTATTAGAAAATGGTCTTCGCGAAAGGGTTTTATTAAGAGCAGATGGAGGTCTAAAGACAGGCTGGGATGTGGTCATAGCAGCTTTACTTGGAGCAGAAGAATATGGCTTTGGAACAGTCGCAATGATTGCAGAAGGTTGCATAATGGCGAGGATTTGCCACACAAACAAATGTCCAGTCGGTGTAGCAACTCAGCAAGAAGGCTTAAGAAAAAGATTCCCTGGATTACCAGAACATGTCGTTAACTTTTTCATCTTCGTAGCTGAGGAAGTCAGACAATTGATGAGTCAAGTTGGAGTAGCAAAAGTCGAGGATCTAATTGGAAGAACAGATCTATTAATTCCACGGAATATAGACTTAACAAAAACAAAAGAAGTTGACCTATCTAGCCTTCTCAAACCTATAGATAACCCAGCAGATCGTTCATGGTTAAGCCACGAAATTAGAGCTCATAGCAATGGAGAAGTTCTTGAAAATGCCTTACTGAAAGTTGAAGAAATTTCTAATGCAATTCAAACTCAGGGAAGTATCACTAAAGAAATTCCTATTGTTAATACAGATAGAAGTGTTTGTGCACGAATCTCTGGAGAGATAGCTAAAAAATATGGAAATAAAGGTTTTAATGGGAATTTAAATTTGATATTTAAAGGTTCAGCCGGCCAAAGTTTTGGTGCATTTATATTAAAAGGAATGAATATATCTTTAATAGGAGAAGCTAATGATTATGTAGGAAAAGGAATTAACGGAGGTTCCATTACGATTGTTCCCAAAATTATTAATGACACATCTAACACTCAGGTAATACTTGGTAACACATGTCTATATGGAGCAACTGGTGGTAAATTATTTGCCCTTGGAATAGCAGGTGAGCGTTTTGGTGTTCGCAATAGTGGAGCTCATGCTGTTATTGAAGGAGCGGGTGACCATTGTTGCGAATATATGACTGGAGGGGTAGTTGTTGTTCTCGGAAAAACTGGAAGAAACATAGGAGCAGGAATGACAGGGGGCATAGCTTTTATTCTTGACAAAAAAAATGAACTTGACTTAAGAATAAATAAAGAAATTGTTGAGGTCCATCCTCTAACTGCAACTAACCAAGAACAATTCTTAAAAGACTTAATTTTTGAATATCATCAAAAAACAAAAAGTCCCATAGCACAAAAGATTCTCTCAGACTGGTCTTCATGGAAGGAATTATTTAAAGCAATAGTTCCTCCAAGCGAAAAAAGTAAACTAGGTATTGAGGAAGTACTGGAGAAAGCTACAATCTAG
- the tuf gene encoding elongation factor Tu — MAREKFERNKPHVNIGTIGHVDHGKTTLTAAITKVLAKKGQAEAQDYAEIDGAPEERERGITINTAHVEYETDGRHYAHVDCPGHADYVKNMITGAAQMDGAILVVAATDGAMAQTKEHILLAKQVGVPALVVALNKCDMVDDEEMIELVEMEIRELLTSYDFPGDDIPVVQVSGLKAIEGEADWETKIDDLMTAVDASIPEPEREIDKPFLMAVEDVFSITGRGTVATGRIERGKVTVGEEVEIVGIRDTRVTTVTGVEMFRKLLDEGMAGDNVGLLLRGIQKEDIERGMVLVKKGSITPHTKFEGEVYVLKKEEGGRHTPFFAGYRPQFYIRTTDVTGQITAFTSDDGSNVEMVMPGDRIKMTGELISPVAIEQGMRFAIREGGRTIGAGVVSKIIE; from the coding sequence ATGGCTCGCGAGAAGTTTGAGAGGAACAAACCTCACGTCAACATAGGTACTATTGGCCACGTTGACCATGGCAAAACAACTCTTACAGCAGCAATTACGAAGGTTTTAGCCAAGAAAGGTCAAGCCGAAGCGCAAGATTACGCTGAAATTGATGGAGCTCCAGAAGAGCGTGAACGCGGCATAACAATCAACACTGCTCACGTTGAATATGAAACTGATGGCAGGCATTACGCTCACGTTGATTGCCCAGGTCACGCTGATTATGTGAAAAACATGATCACAGGTGCTGCTCAGATGGACGGTGCGATTCTTGTTGTAGCTGCTACCGATGGAGCAATGGCACAAACAAAAGAACATATTCTTTTGGCGAAGCAAGTTGGAGTACCTGCATTGGTTGTTGCACTAAACAAATGTGACATGGTCGATGATGAAGAAATGATAGAACTTGTAGAAATGGAGATCCGTGAACTTCTTACAAGTTATGACTTCCCTGGCGATGACATCCCTGTCGTTCAAGTTTCGGGATTAAAAGCTATCGAAGGAGAAGCAGATTGGGAGACAAAAATAGATGATTTGATGACAGCTGTTGATGCATCAATTCCAGAACCAGAACGTGAAATTGATAAGCCTTTCTTAATGGCTGTTGAAGACGTTTTCTCCATTACTGGCCGTGGAACAGTGGCTACTGGACGAATTGAAAGAGGAAAAGTAACAGTCGGAGAGGAGGTTGAAATTGTAGGAATTAGAGATACAAGAGTAACCACCGTTACCGGTGTCGAGATGTTTAGAAAACTTCTTGATGAAGGTATGGCTGGTGACAACGTTGGACTTCTTTTACGGGGTATTCAGAAGGAAGATATTGAAAGAGGAATGGTTCTTGTTAAAAAAGGATCCATCACGCCTCATACCAAATTCGAGGGTGAGGTCTATGTATTGAAGAAAGAAGAGGGTGGCCGCCATACTCCTTTCTTTGCTGGTTATCGTCCTCAGTTTTATATTCGTACTACGGATGTAACAGGTCAAATTACTGCATTCACATCTGATGATGGTAGTAATGTTGAAATGGTCATGCCTGGGGACAGAATAAAGATGACAGGAGAATTGATATCTCCTGTTGCGATAGAACAAGGTATGAGATTCGCGATTCGCGAAGGTGGTCGTACTATTGGAGCAGGAGTAGTTTCTAAAATTATTGAATAA
- a CDS encoding LON peptidase substrate-binding domain-containing protein has product MSELSVRELPLFPLPEVVLFPQEYLPLHIFETRYRVMLQSALKSDSRFGVVRWDPIAKKMANVGCCAEIIKHQTSQDGRSNIVTIGQQRFRILEIISENPFINALVSWVDDEQITDQTKLLELKDSVSIALKDVVALTSKLTETEKELPDSLPEIPRELSFWIAAHLGGPVASEQQDLLELTNTFHRLEREYELLDHTRRQLAARTALKDTFSNADQANN; this is encoded by the coding sequence TTGAGCGAACTTTCAGTTAGGGAGCTACCACTTTTCCCATTGCCTGAGGTTGTGCTTTTTCCTCAGGAGTACTTGCCACTTCATATTTTTGAGACTCGTTACAGAGTGATGCTTCAATCTGCTTTGAAATCGGATAGCCGTTTTGGAGTTGTTAGATGGGATCCAATTGCAAAAAAAATGGCAAATGTTGGTTGTTGCGCCGAGATCATTAAGCATCAAACATCACAAGATGGTAGAAGTAATATTGTGACGATTGGACAGCAAAGATTTCGAATTCTTGAAATTATTAGTGAAAATCCTTTTATTAATGCACTAGTAAGTTGGGTCGATGATGAACAAATCACAGACCAAACCAAACTATTGGAATTAAAGGACTCAGTCTCAATTGCTCTAAAGGATGTAGTTGCACTCACTTCAAAATTAACTGAAACTGAGAAGGAACTTCCTGATTCTTTGCCTGAGATTCCTAGAGAATTGTCTTTTTGGATAGCTGCTCATCTTGGTGGCCCAGTAGCAAGCGAACAGCAGGACTTATTAGAATTAACAAATACTTTTCACCGATTGGAAAGAGAATATGAACTCCTGGATCATACAAGAAGGCAACTAGCTGCCAGAACTGCTCTAAAAGATACTTTCTCAAACGCTGATCAAGCCAACAATTAA